In a single window of the Acetivibrio clariflavus DSM 19732 genome:
- a CDS encoding ribonucleoside triphosphate reductase, with the protein MIKTIIKRNGREEKFRPEKITWAIFKAASACGGDDFEKAEALCRQVLDLTEIMYKDRAPTVEEVQDIVEKVLIENGHAKTAKAYILYREKRKSARNFNALVDATIDMFTNYLGDKDWNIKENANAQKSVNGLNNYIRESFTKKYWLYEIYPAEVREAHENGDCHIHDLGFFGPYCAGWDLRQLLLDGFGGVEGKVESKPAKHLRSFLGQIVNSTFTTQGETAGAQAWSSIDTYCAPFIYYDNMTYNEVKQCIQEFIFNINVPTRVGFQCPFSNLTFDITVPNTLKDEPVIIGGKYMDKTYKEFQAEMDMFNRAFCEVMLEGDAKGRVFTFPIPTINITKNFDWNNPVVDEFMKITCKYGIPYFANYVNSDLSPEDAVSMCCRLRLDTSELRKRGGGLFGSNPLTGSIGVFTINLARIGYLSKSVSEFKARLWRMANIGKTSLEIKRKIIEQQSDNGLYPYSTHYLRHVKERYGQYWYNHFSTIGIIGMNEALLNFMGKDITTKEGQEFAIEIMHYLREILVEFQNETGHFYNLEATPAESTSYRLAQIDRQKYPDIITAGKENPYYTNSTQLPVEYTDDIFEALELQDELQSLYTGGTVQHLYLGESIEDIETCKNLIKKIFINYKIPYISITPTFSICQNHGYIKGEHFSCPDCGEITEVWSRVTGYLRPVANYNTGKKEEYSGRKKFVLAEKIS; encoded by the coding sequence ATGATTAAGACGATTATTAAGAGAAACGGAAGAGAAGAGAAGTTCCGGCCGGAGAAAATCACCTGGGCAATTTTCAAAGCAGCATCGGCTTGTGGAGGCGACGATTTTGAAAAAGCGGAAGCTCTATGCAGACAAGTTCTGGATCTGACAGAAATTATGTACAAGGATAGGGCACCCACAGTTGAAGAGGTACAGGACATTGTAGAAAAGGTTTTAATCGAGAACGGACATGCCAAAACAGCAAAAGCTTACATATTGTACAGGGAAAAGCGCAAAAGTGCCAGAAATTTTAATGCATTGGTAGACGCAACAATAGATATGTTTACTAACTACCTCGGTGATAAGGATTGGAATATTAAGGAGAATGCCAATGCACAGAAAAGTGTCAACGGACTCAACAATTATATAAGGGAAAGCTTTACAAAGAAATACTGGCTCTATGAAATATATCCTGCAGAGGTACGGGAAGCCCATGAAAATGGTGACTGTCACATTCATGATTTGGGTTTTTTCGGACCCTATTGCGCAGGATGGGATTTAAGACAGCTTTTACTGGATGGTTTTGGCGGTGTTGAAGGAAAAGTGGAAAGTAAGCCTGCAAAGCATTTAAGATCCTTTTTAGGACAGATTGTAAATTCAACTTTCACAACTCAAGGTGAAACTGCAGGAGCGCAAGCATGGTCCAGTATTGATACATACTGCGCACCTTTTATATATTACGATAACATGACTTATAATGAGGTAAAACAGTGTATTCAGGAGTTTATATTTAATATAAATGTACCCACAAGGGTAGGATTTCAATGTCCGTTTTCAAACCTGACTTTTGATATAACAGTGCCAAATACACTTAAGGACGAGCCGGTTATTATCGGTGGAAAGTATATGGATAAAACCTACAAGGAATTTCAGGCGGAAATGGACATGTTCAACAGGGCTTTCTGTGAAGTAATGCTTGAAGGCGACGCAAAGGGGAGAGTATTTACTTTCCCGATCCCAACAATCAATATAACCAAAAATTTTGACTGGAATAATCCTGTGGTGGATGAATTTATGAAAATAACCTGTAAATACGGGATTCCGTACTTTGCAAACTATGTTAACTCCGACCTTTCTCCGGAGGATGCAGTTTCAATGTGCTGCCGCCTGCGCCTTGATACATCGGAATTGAGGAAAAGAGGCGGAGGTTTGTTTGGAAGCAATCCACTGACCGGGTCTATTGGAGTATTTACCATAAATCTTGCCAGAATAGGTTATCTCTCTAAATCAGTTAGCGAATTTAAAGCAAGGCTATGGAGAATGGCAAACATCGGAAAGACTTCTCTGGAGATTAAGAGAAAAATTATCGAGCAGCAGTCGGACAACGGATTATACCCCTATTCAACACATTATTTGAGGCATGTCAAGGAAAGATACGGTCAATATTGGTACAACCATTTTAGCACCATCGGTATAATCGGGATGAATGAGGCTTTGCTGAATTTTATGGGTAAGGATATAACAACAAAGGAAGGCCAGGAATTTGCCATTGAGATAATGCACTATCTAAGGGAAATACTGGTAGAGTTCCAAAATGAAACAGGACATTTCTACAATCTTGAAGCAACTCCGGCGGAGAGCACTTCTTACAGGCTTGCGCAAATTGACAGGCAGAAATATCCCGATATAATAACTGCAGGAAAAGAAAATCCATATTATACAAATTCGACGCAGCTTCCGGTTGAATATACCGATGACATATTTGAGGCATTGGAACTGCAGGATGAATTGCAATCCCTTTATACAGGCGGAACAGTTCAGCATCTTTATCTGGGAGAGAGCATTGAAGATATTGAAACTTGCAAAAATCTTATAAAGAAGATTTTCATAAATTATAAAATTCCCTATATTTCAATTACACCTACCTTTAGTATTTGTCAAAATCATGGATACATAAAAGGTGAACATTTCAGTTGTCCTGACTGCGGTGAGATTACCGAAGTATGGTCAAGGGTTACGGGATATTTAAGGCCTGTGGCCAACTATAATACAGGAAAAAAGGAAGAGTATTCGGGAAGAAAGAAATTTGTATTGGCGGAGAAGATCTCATGA